Sequence from the Deltaproteobacteria bacterium genome:
TCGCACCGGAACCGGTGCTGGTGTTTCTCGGCTTGACTGGGGCGCGCATCGAAAGCGCTAACTGGGAGCAGGCCGCGCCCGAGCGGCAAGTGCAGGTGGCGGCGCGGGAGCTGACGTGCATTTTCGTGGATCAGAAGGCCCTGTATCTGCCGGTGAGGCCGGAGCTGCTGCGGCCCGATATTGCGAAAACCCCTTTCACGGATGCGTTAGGTCGCGGGAGCGTTCAGCCGGCCACCGAGACGCTCAAAGTCGGCGAGGGGAAGACCATTCAGCAGCTCGTGCTCCCAGCGACCGCGAGCCCGGCGCTCACCTTGAAGGACAACATGGTGGCGATCGATCCGATCCTCGCCAAGGTAGGAGAGTCACCGGTAGATGCCATCGCCAACTTCGTCAAAATGGTCACCGTTGGGTTGAAGAGCGACTACAATCCTACAGCGATGCCCCTGCTGAATCTCGGGCTCTTCGATGCAGCGCTGCGAGGCCTGCTCTTCTTTGATCGCGAGAAGGCGAAGGGGCAACTCTTCGATCCGCTAGCCGCACTTCCCGCAGCGGCGCAAGTGAGTACAGACAGCGATCTCTGGCAAATCATGAGCGGCTTCGTTGACCCGCACTATCAAGAGTTGTTCGCAGTTCCCCGCGACCAAAATAGTCCGCAGCGCGAAGTTGAAGTGCTGTCACCTTCGGCGATGGAAGTCATCTTTCGAAAGCCGCCATTTGGGGGGCGCATCACAGGCGGCGGCGAGTTGATTGGCATTCGTGATCACTCCGGGTCGCAATTTGACCGGGAGTTCGAGACCGATCCGGTCGAGAACGTCGCGATCAGCGATCAGCACCTACTGAATAGCTCGCTGCTGCGATCAGAAGATGCAGTCCAAAATCTTTTCTACATCCAGCCCGGAGTGCCCAGTATCAACACCCCCGAGGACTGGCGCGCGATTCACTCACCTCTCATCGATCTCGATCCCTTGGCTCCGTCATCAGCCCGGCGCTTCGGCCTTCGTCTACAGCAGTGGGCCGACTACTACCTTCATCAAGCCGGCGATTCCGCAGCGGACCCGAGATTCGATCCGGAGCAGCGCGCGCGCGTGCGTGAACTGATGGTCTACCACTGGCATCGATTTGAGCCGCTCTTCTATCGTGGCCACTACGGTCTCGTTGGAAATCCATTCATGCAGGTGGGCAAGCGAGCGGTGCACAAGGGGTTGGGCGTCAGCCGTGAATACTACATCGCGGCCGTCACGCACTCGCTAACGATCGGCACGCAGCGGCCGCGGTACACGACCACGATCGGGGTGGAGCGGGGATGGCCAATTTACTGATCTGGGCAGGCCTCTGGCCAGCGACCGAAGCGATCATGGAAGCGTGTGCACGGCCCAACGCGATGGCGAGACCGATCCCCGGGCGCCGTCTTTTCAATTTCAGCAAGCGCTTCGGTTTCAGCCGGATCGGTCTGGCGATCCGGGCGTCGTCGCTTCTCCATCCAGACCTTGCGGTATCGTCGCGCGGCTTCCGCTCCAGGGCAGCAGGGCGGCATGTATCCTGGATTCGCCGCCCCGCATCTTTGCGCAACGGCCTCGGATGTGGCGCCTTCGTCAAATTGCATATCGCAAAATCCTATCGCGAGCTCTTCGCCCTGCACGACAAGCCCACAGCAACGTTGAGGCAGAGAGCCGTAGCGACTACGGTAGCGGCCGCAGAGCTGCTTGACCCGCTCAGAATATGGGAAAACACGGCCCCGGTGCAGTGGGGGAGAATACTGTGGCGCCTCGCCGGGATTATCGCTGTAGTCTTCTGGTCTCACTGCAGTCGCATCGTCATACAGGTGTTCCGCAAAGCAGATGTCTTCCTGCAGCTCGCGCTGCTCACGCGGCATCGGTGTGGGCTGTGCGGCTGCAGCCGGCAGAGCGATCAGGACGAGGACAATGGCCGCGGTGCGCACGGCCAAAGGGTAAAGCCAGTCCCGCTGGAGTGTCAAGACTCGCGGTCTACCGTCGGTCAAGCTGGTCGTCGAAGCCTCGTTCAGCGAGCCGCGTGTGACGGCAGACGATCTTGTTGCGCGGAGAAGCGGACCGCATGACCGACCACCCCGCCGAATCTCAGCGCGAATGGCGCACCGGCATCGTGACCGCGGTGCATCCGGAGACCTGGGAAGTGACAGTGCGTCTTCTCTACGGCACCAGCGCCGTCGTGCGGCGCTGTAAGGTGCTGGCGCACTTCCTGCCAGAGAAACACCAGACCAATCCGGACGGGACCGAGAATCCTGAGCGCCAGTCGAAGGTGCTGGTTGGCTACGTCGACGCCTATCAGCAGGCGCCCGTCGCGGTTCCGATCCATAATCCGATCATCCCGGACCACCTGAAAGCGGCCTACGTCTTCTGGTCGGAGCATCTGCGCTATCGACTCACGATTAGCCGCGCCGGCGTCCTCGAAATCCGCAACCTGAACGGCGATGCGGTCGCGCGAATGGTCATTGAGCAGGACGGGCCGTTCATCCGTTTCGAGACGCCGACGGTGAAAGCGACGTTCGACAGCGCCGGCAACCTGCATGAGATCGACGCGGCCAACATCCACCTTGGCAAGGGTGCGGTCGAGAAGGTGGTGCTGGGCAGCACGTTCCTAACGTGGCTGCTGGAGTTCATCGCGATCTTCGACTCGCACACGCATCCGGACGCGGGCGTGAACAACAACCCCGCGCCGGCGTTGCCGACGATTCTCAGCGAGGTGTCGAAGACGCGATAGGGAATCTCCATGGTGCTGGCTTTCCCGCCGGACTTCATGGTGCTGGGCGCGTAGGTGAAGCAGAAGGAGGGGCAGAGAGGCATGCCACCGAGAAAGCTGGAGAAGCTGACTAAGCCGTCGCGGCGCTTCCCGCATGGTCGGCCGCGCTGTCAACATTCGGCTGTTCGGGACGGGGCGCCGTGGCAGTGCTCGAAGCCGGCGCGAGAAGGATTCACGCGCTGCGGGAAACACGGCGCCGGCTATCCCGCTCGTGAGCGCCGCGGCGTTCGGAAGAACAAGAAGCTATCGGGGCTGACGACGGGGCGCACCATGACGCCGACGACGCGACGACTCCTGTTCGAGCAGTACCCGGAGTTGCGCGTGCTGTACGAGGCCGAGATCGAGAGTGACGACATGTTCGACTTGCGACAGCAGCTCGCGTTGGCGAAGGTGCTGGTTCGACACTACGTGGACCAAGCGAATCTCAACGACACCGACAACTCGTTCGGCAAGACGCCGCCGGCGCTCGCCGCGATCGAGGCGCTCAGGCGGGCAACCGAGATCGCCGAACGCATCCTCAAGATCGAAGAGCGGCTCGGCCCAATCACCCACAGCGAACTCAAGCGGTACATGCAGGCGGTGGCCGCGGCCTTCGTCCGATTCGTTCCTCGTAACCAGCAGGATCCCTGCAAGGAGTTCATCCGCGAACAATTGATGGCGAACGCCGGCGGACCTGGTGAGTTAGGTGAGCCGGAACTCCTCCAGTAGCCAACCATCGGCTCAATTTGCGAGTAGTACCCTTCGGTACTATCTCCATCGCGCCGGGTTTAGCCTCGGAGATGCGCGAGACCGCCACCAGACCGATCCCCGGCCGCATCCTTCGCATCGGGTCTCGCAGTTCCGACGGCCGGCAAAATGACAAAGCCCTCAGCGATGCGGCCGACCCGCTAACAAGGCAGGGGCGGCACCACCAAGGGCCTGTCGATAATCTGTTAGCTCTCTCCAGTTGGGTTGGCAAGCACACCATCGGGCCGGACTGCGGCGGCATGGTCACGCACACGTGCGACATCTTTCACCCCATCTGAAAGATCGGGTGCGTCGACAAGGCGCTCCGTACACAACTGTTTCGACGAAATGCAGAGGGAGTGTTGATTTTCACGAGCAAGGGACCCTGGGCGGCAGAATTTTTCACGAGCATGCCCCCCTCCCCGGGGAGATGCCACGGCGGGGTTTATCCCGCACCGTGGCTACAAGCCGACAGATTCCGATATGTCCCCGTCGGCGGGTGCTCCCCGGTCGTCCGTGACCAGCCTGACCCACTTGCGATGCAGGGGGCGGGCCGCGAACAACCTCAACGGGATTACGGCACTCAACGCTTGGCGGGCAAGAGCGCTTGGCGGACTTCTTTCGCCAAAGGTGGATAGCTCGGTACTGTCGGGAGGGAAAACTACTAGGACACTCACCACGAACGGCGAAGCGAACCATTTGCCGGCGCCCGCGGATCGCTGCTAGTCTTCGATTGTCGCACTGCCTTCGCGGCTTCCCCCCGCTTTGTGAGCGGGGTTACGCTGCCGCGTGGCGGTGTGACAGTCAGGCCCTTCGTTGCGCACCCCCTGCATCGTAAGCAGGTCAGGACCGTGGCGGAGGGCCTGTTGTTTTTCCGCGCTGGCCATCGGCGCAATTTACGAGCGATGGCGGTCTCGAATCTCGAATAGCATCTCTTTCGACATCAACTGAAACTGAACGGTGGGGATTTCACCTTGCTGGCGAGCGCCCTTGGTACTAGCATCCATTGCGCTGGGTTCTTCTCGCGGCGTTCCTCCGGCATTGTAAGTCGGGCAGGTTCGCCGCGGGGAAGCCTGGCGGAAGCTCCCGCCTGAGGTGAAATACCCAGATCCTCTGGCGTGTAGGCACGGTTCGGGTTAACCCCGGCCGTGCCGGCTTCCTTTGCCTCGCATTCATTCCCACGCATGTGAAGCTGCCCTGTAAGTCCGCGTAGGGTGCTTGGTAGACTGCTTCGTTATGGCATTGATCACCAAGATCGTCAGCGGTGGCCAAACGGGGGCGGACCGTGGTGGGCTCGACGCGGCAATCGCCCTGGGAGTTCCGCACGGCGGCTGGTGCCCGAAGGAACGGCGGGCCGAAGATGGAAAGGTGCCAAAGCGGTACCGACTCCGAGAGACGAGCGCGGCGAACTATCAGTCGCGAACGCGTCGGAACGTGCTTGCGGCAGACGGTACCGTGGTCTTCACCAAAGGACCGGTTACTCCGGGCAGCGCGCTGACGGTGCGGATTGCGCGCAGCGCGGGCAAGCCGTGCTTGCACCTCGACATGAATCGGCTCGGCGCGGCCGCTGAAGATCGGCTTCGGGAGTGGATCACGCACCACCAGATTCGGACCCTCAATGTGGCCGGCTCGCGCGAGTCGCTAGTGCCGGGCATCCGCAAGGCGGTTACGAAGTTCCTGACGGCGTCCTTGAGGAGCCCGCGGACGGCGTACGTCCTCGAAGAGGAATTCGTGGGTCTCGACGCGCCCCAGGAACAAGCAGTGGCGGAGGCGCCTTACCGCGCGCGCGGCGGATCGAGACACGTCCGTCGCCGATTGCGGTGACCCCTGTTTTCGCGAGGAGTCGGATGAAGTATGTCCTGCGCAATGCGACTTCGCACTCGTGCGCGAGGTCATCGAACTTGGCGACCGCCTGAAGGCGATGCCGGAGGCCACGGCGTGTACCTTCGGGCCATCCGTTTGTCGGCGGCGATTACGAATCCCGTTTTGCTGAGTGCGCTGCTGGGCTTGGTGAAGGTTGGATACCAGAGCGCCCCCGTCTTTGGTGCGACTGCGGTTACCCGCGCGCGGTTCAACAACAAGTGGTCTTCGTTGACCCGAATCGTTCTCCGCGCCGACGAAGCGGCGATTCGAGGGGCGATGGGGAAGGTGGGAAGGTACCTTCGAGTGCGGCTCCGGCCGGAGGAGCCTGCCGACATGCAGCGCCTCGTGTGGTTCTTGTCCGATTGGCCTGGCCTGCACAACGGGGATCTGGGCGGGTTGGCCAGCAAGGCGATTCGCTGGCACCGGCAACTGGGCGACCCGCGCGAGGTTGTTGCCATGCTCGGCTTGCGAGAGAGCTGCCAAACGATGCCGCCCCCGATCCCGCTACCGGCTACCAAGGGAATCCGATTCCTTGCGACGGTTGGCGAGATCGTCGTGGAAGCCGAGCGGATGCATCACTGCGTGGCGTTTCATGCGGAGGCTGCGGTGTATGGCCGACTGTACATTTTCCACGTCGAGCACGCGGGCGCGCATGCAACGATCGAGGTAACGGATCACGCCATCATCACGCAGGCCGGTGGTCCGCGGAACAGCCACAACGTCGCGGTCACGTGGGGCCGGGAGCAGCTCGCCGAATGGGCCCGTCGGTTGGCCCCGGCACGCCACGCTAAGCCCGATTCCGTCGCGTTGGAGTTCGCGGTGTGGCATCGCGCGGTCCAGCGAATCGAGGCGCGACGGCGCCGTCGCCGGCAGGCGGCACAGGCACGCCGCGGCCGTCAAGCACCGACCGGTGATTGACGCGTTGCCGCCGGCGCGCGCTGTGCGCGCAGCACGTTCGCGACCGTCTGCGGGTGCCAACGCCCCCCTGACCGGCTCCGTGCGCCCGCGGCTTCCAGGCATGCCCCGATCGCCCGCAGCGAAAGGCCCTGCGCCCTCCGGACCCGCGCGACTTCGAGAACGCGTTGCTCTGCGGGCTCAGCTTCTAGGCGTATTCCATCGCTGCCGACCCTCCAGCCGTAGGGAACGTCGCCTACTCGCTCGCCGCGCGCCTTCTTCACCGCCAGCGCCGCGCGCGTGCGCGCCTTGATCACCAGCCGCTCGTATTCGGCGAAGGCGTCGACGATCCGCCGCATGAGCACGGATTCCGGGCCGTCGCCATCGCTGATCCCGTCGGCTGTTCGCACCACTGCGCCGTGCCGTTCGGCCACGCGCTCCACCATGGCCGCGACCATCGTGTCGCGCGCCAACCGATCGCGCTTCGCGACCAACAGGACGCCGGCGCCGTGCTCACGCAGCGCCGCCAGCGCCGCCAGGAGTTGAGGCCGCTTGTCGAGAGGGGCTGCCCCGCTCACACCTTGCTCGACGAAGACGGCGACCAGGTCGGCGGCGTTCGCCTGGCACCATCGCTCAAGTGCGGCGCGCTGCGCTTCGGGGCCGAGCGTCTGCTCGTCCGTGGACACGCGAACGTACCCGATCGCTCGATGAGGATCGGCATTTCTGCGTGCCTGTCGGCCCATGAGGTTCTCGACTACTGGCGGCCTCGGCCCGCCGGCGTGGGCATCAAGATCCTGGTTTCCCGCTGGATGGGCAGCACACCCACTATCCGGAAGGTTTCGTGGTCCTGCCGTGCATGGCAAGCCCACTCTTGCACCAGACCGCGCGCCTCTCTGAGCAGGGTATCGCTGATCTCCCAGTGACGAGACGCCATACACACCGTGCGCGTGACCGCTCGCTCGGGCAGATCGGCGTTCTCAAACCGCACCTCCCAAAGGTGCAGAAGGTCGTAGCCTCGCGTGGACGCGCGTGCCTTCATCGCCCACCTCCTTGTCCGCCGAGAGAGGCCCGCCAAGTGTTGTACTCGTCGACGTCGGCCTCGGTCAGGCCGGCAGTCCCCAACCGCATCAGCTGGACTTGCAGATACGGCAGCCGAAGGGTCTTCGCGAGCGATCGCAGCGAGGCCGCGTCCTCGAATGAGTCGAAGACGCACTGGCCGGCACCGCACATCGCGTCAAGGGTGTCCCGGATCGCCTCGATCCGCTCGGGTGATGTCTCGAACGGTGGGCGGTCCGGATGTCGTGTGGTACGAGTACGTGTAGCCATGGCTCGGAGCTCCTTTCGAGTTGTGGTCAGAGCCGGTGCGGGTGGTGACGCACCCCATCGGCTCGCTTTATTTGCCGTGTGTATACGTGAGCGGTTTCGTACTGTCAAGCAGTTGCATTTCCTGACCGCTGACGTAAAAAGGAGCTTCGCTATGGCCAAGGGCAAGAATCCGCACGCAGTAGCATTGGGTCGGAAGGGTGGGAAGAAGGGCGGCGCCGCACGCGCGGCGAACCTGACGCCCGAGGAGCGTAGCGAAGCGGCACGGAAAGCCGTGCGCGCCCGCTGGGCGAAGGCGAAGGCAAAGAAGACGTAGGCGGGGCGCGTTACCTGGCGCGTGCGAACGCGGCGTGAATCGCCATTCCGATCCAAAGAAATGGGATCACCGGCAGCGCAAGAATTCCGAGCAGGAAGACGGCCGCGGCGATCGCGCCCAGCCAGACCAAGCCGGCCGCCCACTGGCCCTTATACCACAAGCCAACCGGTCCCAGCAGAAACCCGAGGACACCGGCGAGCATGTCGGACTTCTCCGCAACGTCCAGCCACTCGCCGCAGTGTCGGCACTTTCGGGCACCAGCGGGAACGTCTCCGTGGCAGTACCGGCAACGCGCCGGGCGGCGCTCGGGATCGAGGGCCTTGTCGACCATGCGAGGCAGGATAGCACACTGACCATGCGCCGCGGCTAGGGTCGCTCCCGAACACCGGACTTCCACGGCCGGCCGCCGCGGCGCTTCCTTGAACTCGTGGGCACCATGGTGGAGGTGCGAGTTGGCGCGGAAGCGCACTTCTAGGAATCGGAACGAGAGAGC
This genomic interval carries:
- a CDS encoding putative molybdenum carrier protein, whose translation is MALITKIVSGGQTGADRGGLDAAIALGVPHGGWCPKERRAEDGKVPKRYRLRETSAANYQSRTRRNVLAADGTVVFTKGPVTPGSALTVRIARSAGKPCLHLDMNRLGAAAEDRLREWITHHQIRTLNVAGSRESLVPGIRKAVTKFLTASLRSPRTAYVLEEEFVGLDAPQEQAVAEAPYRARGGSRHVRRRLR
- a CDS encoding PcfJ domain-containing protein gives rise to the protein MQRLVWFLSDWPGLHNGDLGGLASKAIRWHRQLGDPREVVAMLGLRESCQTMPPPIPLPATKGIRFLATVGEIVVEAERMHHCVAFHAEAAVYGRLYIFHVEHAGAHATIEVTDHAIITQAGGPRNSHNVAVTWGREQLAEWARRLAPARHAKPDSVALEFAVWHRAVQRIEARRRRRRQAAQARRGRQAPTGD
- a CDS encoding recombinase family protein, translating into MGRQARRNADPHRAIGYVRVSTDEQTLGPEAQRAALERWCQANAADLVAVFVEQGVSGAAPLDKRPQLLAALAALREHGAGVLLVAKRDRLARDTMVAAMVERVAERHGAVVRTADGISDGDGPESVLMRRIVDAFAEYERLVIKARTRAALAVKKARGERVGDVPYGWRVGSDGIRLEAEPAEQRVLEVARVRRAQGLSLRAIGACLEAAGARSRSGGRWHPQTVANVLRAQRAPAATRQSPVGA